A window of Malania oleifera isolate guangnan ecotype guangnan chromosome 2, ASM2987363v1, whole genome shotgun sequence genomic DNA:
gtcagccccgttaatagacctggttgtaaccggtgctgctccacctgtttaagtgagccgtagtggaatccttgtgatgatgtagccaaggtggggacgtaggcaatttggtcaaacctcgataacatatcgcatgTACTGTTTACCTTTTTGCTCTTTACtattattgcacatgtatgtttgtttattgtttgcatagactaaccctaggttgtgtaataatgttattaaaccgattgacctaggcgataatttttaaatacccaattcacccccccccccctccctcttggggttgcaccaaagccaACACATGTTTTGTTATGAATTGCTCAAAAGGGTCCCCAAATTTGGCAATGGTAGGGCTGCCTAGCTGAAATGTACTATCCCAAGGATATTTTCACAGCATTGAAGGAGTTGCTTCTCTAAAAAATTTATCCATTACGGCTTTGTCCACAACTTGGATGGTACTTAGTGGATATTGAGAGGCATTAAATATATTTAGCCTATGTTGCTTATGGCCCCATGAGATGTCCATAATCTctgtcctacattgaatgcaggcGTTAACCGTGGATAGGAATGGTCGACCCAAAAGGACAAGGATTGGATTTGTGGAGGATTCCATATCTAGAATAATGAAGTCAATCGAGTAAGGGAATTCTCCAACTATGACTATGACATCCTCTACTACAACCCTAGGTTTCTTAAGGGATTGGTCAGTTAAACTCAATGTGACCTGAGTGGGTTGTAGCTTTCCAATATTAAGTTGCTGATAAG
This region includes:
- the LOC131148083 gene encoding uncharacterized protein LOC131148083 — its product is METTAESILGTFRRFQANQPLLDAIKKSSRYARIIRELYRLQKESRATMNGQVRLTEHWSSMSQSHLPPKLKDPSSPIISCVIGDYAIKVALLDLRASVNILPYSAYQQLNIGKLQPTQVTLSLTDQSLKKPRVVVEDVIVIVGEFPYSIDFIILDMESSTNPILVLLGRPFLSTVNACIQCRTEIMDISWGHKQHRLNIFNASQYPLSTIQVVDKAVMDKFFREATPSML